The following coding sequences are from one Salvia hispanica cultivar TCC Black 2014 chromosome 3, UniMelb_Shisp_WGS_1.0, whole genome shotgun sequence window:
- the LOC125209977 gene encoding zinc finger matrin-type protein 3-like has translation MRPLPLQGPPGISRYDHLNPPCNKAQAHPPPNEFSPTFRHLPKNIVPKRPLPLQGPPGISRDEHLNQPPNETIIPKRPRSLPQEAWQGPPGIPRNEHLNPPNELPFSRGNPSSRPNPFLPKTIVSTGPHSFLKRKATTPKKPATPPPPPSKMSKPAENLVCDLCKASCSSALVMQQHLRGRKHKAKISFMKRKRESNTTTVSKTRCDLCEIWCSDAGALQMHFKGQKHTAKVQELQLCKERGGHKSSKAPIVCEVCRVPCMNQDAFEQHLKGRQHGVKQDLKRRRLL, from the exons ATGAG GCCTCTTCCGTTGCAAGGTCCACCTGGAATATCACGCTACGACCATCTGAATCCACCGTGCAACAAAGCTCAAGCTCATCCTCCACCAAATGAG TTTAGCCCAACTTTTCGTCATCTCCCAAAGAACATCGTCCCAAAAAGGCCTCTTCCGTTGCAAGGTCCACCGGGAATTTCACGCGACGAGCATCTGAATCAACCACCAAATGAG ACCATCATCCCAAAAAGGCCTCGTTCGTTGCCACAGGAGGCGTGGCAAGGTCCACCCGGAATACCACGCAACGAGCATCTGAATCCACCAAACGAG CTGCCATTTTCAAGAGGAAATCCATCTTCGAGGCCCAATCCGTTTCTCCCAAAGACCATCGTCTCAACAGGGCCTCATTCATTCTTGAAGAGGAAAGCTACAACGCCCAAGAAGCCTGCCacaccaccacctcctcccAGCAAGATGAGCAAGCCCGCGGAGAATTTGGTCTGCGATCTCTGCAAGGCCAGCTGCTCGAGCGCCTTAGTAATGCAGCAGCATTTGAGAGGGCGGAAGCACAAGGCCAAGATTAGCTTCATGAAAAGGAAGAGGGAATCCAACACCACCACTGTCTCGAAAACTAGATGTGACCTCTGCGAAATCTGGTGCAGCGACGCTGGTGCATTGCAGATGCACTTCAAGGGGCAGAAGCACACGGCCAAGGTGCAAGAGCTGCAGCTGTGCAAGGAGAGGGGCGGGCACAAATCCTCGAAAGCGCCTATAGTCTGTGAGGTGTGCAGAGTTCCTTGCATGAACCAAGACGCGTTCGAGCAGCACCTCAAGGGCAGGCAACACGGCGTTAAGCAAGACCTCAAGCGCCGCAGACTCCTTTGA